From one Anopheles cruzii chromosome 3, idAnoCruzAS_RS32_06, whole genome shotgun sequence genomic stretch:
- the LOC128274412 gene encoding eukaryotic translation initiation factor 6 — protein MALRAQFENNDDIGVFSKLTNSYCLVAIGGSEAFYSVYESELADVIPVVHASIAGCRIIGRLSVGNKNGLVVPNSTTDVELQHLRNSLPDSVKIHRVEERLSALGNVIACNDYVALVHPDIDKETEEIVADTLGVEVYRQIVANNVLVGAYSVLSNQGGLVHPKTPSQDLDELASLLQIPLVAGTVNRGSEVLAAGMVVNDWCAFCGLSTTSTELSVVESVFKLNEAQPTNVTNNLRASLIEAMS, from the exons ATGGCATTACGCGCACAGTTCGAAAACAATGACGATATCGGTGTGTTTAGCAAATTGACCAACTCGTACTGCTTGGTCGCGATCGGAGGATCAGAAGCTTTTTACAG TGTCTACGAGTCAGAACTTGCGGACGTTATTCCCGTGGTACACGCGAGCATTGCTGGTTGCCGGATCATAGGCCGGTTGTCGGTTGGAAATAAGAATGGGCTCGTCGTTCCGAACAGTACCACAGATGTGGAATTGCAACACTTGCGAAACTCCCTCCCAGACTCGGTTAAAATTCATCGGGTTGAGGAACGCCTTTCGGCGCTGGGAAATGTGATCGCTTGCAACGACTACGTAGCTTTGGTGCATCCGGACATTGATAAGGAAACGGAAGAAATCGTTGCCGACACACTAGGCGTAGAGGTTTACCGCCAGATCGTCGCCAACAATGTACTGGTTGGAGCGTACTCCGTGCTGAGCAATCAGGGCGGGTTGGTGCACCCCAAGACACCGAGCCAGGATCTGGACGAGCTGGCGTCGCTGCTACAGATTCCACTGGTGGCCGGCACGGTGAACCGGGGCAGTGAAGTGCTTGCAGCGGGCATGGTGGTAAACGATTGGTGTGCGTTCTGCGGCTTATCGACGACCTCGACCGAACTGTCCGTGGTAGAAAGTGTGTTCAAACTTAACGAAGCGCAACCGACCAATGTGACCAACAACCTCAGGGCATCACTGATCGAAGC gATGTCGTAA
- the LOC128274399 gene encoding laminin subunit beta-1 translates to MAKVGLSCIGYLAVNLFIFHSLILSSNAQRRPYSSNRLASRPPIHRVHPCEQSSCYPATGNLLIGRENRLEATSTCGTERPERYCIVSHLEEKKCFLCDTRPETDNDPMRNHRIGQIIYKMQPGTVEQTWWQSENGRQNVTIQLDLEAEFHFTHLIIVFSTFRPAAMFIERSYDFGKTWHIYKYFAHSCRESFPDAPLVARNITDVICDHRYSGVEPSKNGEVIYRVLPPNMNIENPYAEHVQNMLKMTNLRINFTKLHSLGDNLLDDRHEIQEKYYYAISNMIVRGSCSCYGHASRCLPLEGVRNTVDMVHGRCECTHNTKGLNCEECEDFFNDLPWKPALGKQTNACKKCNCNNHATSCHFDQAVYEHSGRVSGGVCDNCQHNTQGYHCEECAPFFYRDPSEDIQSPYVCKACDCDPRGSLDDGICDSIADEENAIEAGACHCKRNVNGRRCDQCREGFWNFDESSPDGCQSCSCNTLGTVNNSGCNVYTGECICKRLVTGRDCNQCMPETYGLSENLEGCTPCACHAGGSLDNSCDVITGQCRCRPHMQGRDCSQPKQHYFIPTLHRIVEAEIPSTQCETIGGQNCSVVVRERGYDRGVESTGPGFIRASEGTELRFTVDDLPKTMNYDVVVRYQPQIKGDWENVRVTVVRPEVYDPQGPCANSHPNYERDIHTTLSEYETSAVALHDICLESGKKYKFIVSFQRHEPYDDNPTAQILIDSIVLIPRIEITPILHGNPQADFRLKEFERAGCNHTYYEVNYESGAPNECKDLLKAVSVFINNGAMPCECNPTGSTSKACAESGGYCTCKTNVIGRQCDKCAPGTYGFGPEGCKACDCNSIGSKDNDCHLITGQCNCHPNTYGRECDQCQPGFWNFPNCQICECNGHTPTCDSKSGECVHCQDFTQGWKCDRCLDGYYGNPLLGSSIGCRPCRCPDTAASGHSYANECYLHPSTNDVICSCDQGYAGARCDVCADNYYGNPEKPGGVCQECDCSKNVDLKRAGNCDSKTGKCLQCLYDTEGEHCEYCRDGFYGDALRQDCRACDCNLLGTNQTVEHCDRYTGQCPCLRNVKGQYCDECIENHWKIASGEGCEACDCDPVGALSEQCNPYDGQCSCKSGFGGRQCNQCEAFFWGDPNVECKPCDCNVYGAATQQCDRSTGQCVCNPGMGGYKCDQCARGYLGQAPYCSPCGECFDNWDMILDELREKTERTIEDARSIKKLGATGAYKKEFDSMAKKIGQIEGLLNNTISDREIESIGGEIDRIRQHLKESLQSMDDSERKLQETDSGIKLANIEIVNLGRRADEVKQKAEYLRDNATKLQEGNIEGALNLTRDAWYRVSMLGETNMNITAINGRAENYCRRAEHLINMHQSDVNRNHDNNEAAFVRYQEELNVLNANVPDLNQRICDRRGDPCDEFCGGAGCKNGCGGLRCENGALTLSERALDFAKQTEQNIKEKEELADDIIRSMSQAKANASESYKKAKKAHDETEAHHERTKALIDQANVLVQRLTDMIDNTTASPKEMQALIDQVMGYTLQLDPDQIDDLARKIQDAVSHLVNVESIIRNTEDDLHRVEMLKSETLDKKERAEKVLADVLNITKSLDDADDAQRKARQSIKQANADIASAKIDLEEIDKETEDAQKRANATSNAVNTLLSRLEQLQKDNIRNELDAKDINNQAEMVKDSANNAHESATRLKNDFKTANESLTVQARRSENARERAQNLLNRASKITVDTNTQLTALQTMDDIYKSNEKDIQNLETELNDLTAKITIYLETIQSNAERYRQCT, encoded by the exons ATGGCCAAAGTAGGATTGTCATGTATAGGATACTTAgctgttaatttatttatttttcata GCCTAATTTTAAGTAGCAATGCACAGCGTCGACCCTATAGCAGTAATCGAT TAGCCAGTAGACCACCGATCCATCGTGTTCATCCGTGCGAGCAGAGCTCATGCTACCCAGCGACGGGAAATCTGCTGATCGGGCGCGAAAATCGGCTCGAAGCGACATCCACCTGCGGCACGGAGCGCCCGGAGCGTTACTGCATCGTGTCGCATCTGGAGGAGAAAAAATGCTTCCTCTGCGACACGCGCCCGGAGACGGACAACGATCCGATGCGGAACCATCGCATTGGCCAGATTATCTACAAGATGCAACCGGG CACCGTGGAGCAAACTTGGTGGCAATCTGAGAATGGACGCCAGAACGTCACCATCCAGCTAGACCTGGAAGCGGAATTTCACTTCACGCATCTGATCATCGTGTTCTCCACCTTCCGGCCGGCAGCGATGTTTATCGAACGGTCGTACGATTTCGGTAAAACCTGGCACATCTACAAGTACTTTGCGCACAGCTGCCGCGAGTCGTTCCCAGACGCGCCGCTAGTCGCGCGTAATATTACCGACGTGATCTGCGACCATCGCTACTCGGGCGTCGAACCATCGAAGAACGGCGAGGTCATCTACCGTGTGCTGCCGCCGAACATGAACATCGAGAATCCGTACGCCGAGCACGTGCAGAACATGCTTAAGATGACCAACCTGCGCATTAACTTCACCAAACTGCACTCGCTCGGCGACAACCTGCTGGACGATCGGCACGAGATACAGGAGAAGTACTACTACGCCATATCGAACATGATCGTGCGCGGATCGTGCTCGTGCTACGGGCACGCGTCCCGCTGTCTGCCACTCGAGGGCGTACGGAATACCGTCGACATGGTGCACGGCCGGTGCGAGTGTACGCACAACACGAAGGGCTTGAACTGTGAGGAGTGCGAAGACTTTTTCAACGATCTACCCTGGAAGCCGGCCCTCGGGAAGCAGACGAATGCCTGTAAAA AATGCAACTGCAACAACCACGCCACGAGCTGCCATTTCGACCAGGCCGTGTACGAGCACTCGGGGCGCGTAAGTGGCGGTGTGTGCGACAACTGCCAGCACAACACGCAAGGCTATCACTGCGAAGAGTGTGCGCCCTTCTTCTACCGGGACCCATCGGAGGACATTCAAAGCCCGTACGTGTGTAAGGCTTGCGACTGCGATCCGCGCGGTTCGCTCGACGACGGCATCTGCGATTCGATCGCGGACGAAGAGAACGCCATCGAGGCCGGTGCCTGCCATTGTAAGCGCAATGTAAACGGCCGACGGTGCGATCAGTGCAGGGAAGGATTCTGGAACTTTGATGAAAGCAGTCCGGACGGTTGTCAGTCGTGTAGCTGCAACACACTGGGCACGGTCAACAACTCGGGCTGCAACGTGTACACCGGCGAGTGCATCTGCAAGCGTTTGGTGACGGGTCGGGACTGCAATCAGTGTATGCCGGAGACGTACGGGCTGTCGGAAAACCTGGAGGGTTGTACGCCGTGCGCGTGTCACGCTGGTGGATCGCTCGACAATAGTTGCGATGTGATCACGGGCCAGTGTCGCTGCCGGCCGCACATGCAAGGCCGGGACTGCAGTCAGCCGAAGCAGCACTACTTCATTCCGACACTGCACCGAATTGTGGAGGCTGAAATCCCATCGACG CAATGTGAAACCATTGGAGGG CAAAACTGCTCTGTGGTCGTACGTGAGCGTGGCTACGATCGTGGTGTGGAGTCGACCGGTCCAGGTTTTATCCGTGCATCGGAAGGAACCGAGCTGAGGTTCACGGTGGATGATCTACCGAAAACGATGAACTACGACGTGGTCGTTCGCTATCAGCCACAGATAAAGGGCGATTGGGAGAATGTGCGTGTTACCGTGGTTCGACCGGAGGTGTACGATCCGCAGGGACCGTGCGCCAACTCCCATCCCAACTACGAGCGCGACATCCACACGACACTGTCCGAGTATGAGACGAGCGCGGTGGCCCTGCATGATATCTGTCTAGAGAGTGGCAAAAAGTACAAGTTTATCGTATCGTTCCAACGCCACGAACCGTACGATGATAATCCGACCGCCCAGATTCTGATCGACTCGATCGTGCTGATACCCCGTATCGAAATTACGCCGATCTTACATGGCAATCCCCAGGCGGATTTCCGACTGAAAGAGTTTGAGAGGGCCGGCTGTAACCATACGTACTACGAGGTGAACTACGAAAGTGGCGCACCGAACGAGTGCAAAGATCTGCTAAAAGCCGTTAGCGTGTTCATCAACAATGGAGCCATGC CGTGCGAATGTAACCCGACGGGTTCGACCAGTAAAGCGTGTGCCGAATCGGGTGGCTACTGTACGTGCAAGACGAATGTGATTGGCCGCCAGTGTGACAAGTGTGCCCCGGGAACGTACGGCTTCGGGCCCGAAGGATGCAAGGCGTGCGATTGCAACAGCATCGGTTCGAAGGACAACGACTGCCACCTGATCACCGGCCAGTGCAACTGCCATCCGAATACGTACGGTCGCGAGTGCGATCAGTGCCAGCCGGGCTTCTGGAACTTCCCCAATTGTCAGATCTGCGAGTGCAATGGCCACACACCGACCTGCGACTCGAAGAGCGGCGAATGCGTGCATTGCCAAGACTTTACGCAGGGCTGGAAGTGTGATCGGTGCCTCGACGGTTACTACGGGAATCCGCTACTCGGCTCATCGATCGGTTGTCGGCCCTGTCGCTGTCCCGACACAGCGGCCTCGGGTCACTCGTACGCCAACGAGTGTTACCTGCATCCGTCGACGAATGACGTGATTTGTTCGTGCGACCAAGGCTACGCCGGAGCGCGGTGCGATGTATGCGCCGACAACTACTACGGTAATCCGGAAAAACCGGGCGGCGTCTGCCAGGAGTGTGATTGCAGTAAGAATGTTGATTTGAAACGGGCCGGAAATTGCGATTCGAAGACGGGCAAGTGTCTCCAGTGTCTCTACGATACCGAGGGCGAACACTGTGAGTATTGCCGCGATGGATTCTATGGCGATGCGCTCCGGCAGGACTGTCGGGCGTGTGACTGTAACTTGCTCGGCACAAACCAGACCGTTGAACATTGCGATCGCTACACGGGCCAGTGCCCTTGTTTGCGCAATGTCAAGGGCCAATACTGTGACGAGTGTATCGAGAACCACTGGAAGATTGCGAGCGGCGAGGGGTGTGAGGCGTGTGACTGCGATCCGGTCGGCGCGCTCAGTGAGCAATGTAATCCG tACGATGGACAATGCTCTTGTAAGTCGGGATTCGGTGGTCGGCAGTGCAATCAGTGCGAGGCATTCTTCTGGGGTGATCCGAATGTGGAATGCAAAC CTTGCGATTGTAACGTGTACGGGGCCGCTACGCAACAGTGTGATCGAAGTACGGGCCAGTGCGTTTGTAACCCGGGCATGGGAGGCTACAAGTGTGATCAGTGTGCCCGGGGCTACCTCGGCCAGGCCCCGTACTGTTCACCGTGCGGTGAGTGCTTTGACAATTGGGACATGATTTTGGACGAGCTGCGAGAAAAGACGGAACGCACGATCGAGGACGCTCGATCGATTAAAAAGCTGGGTGCTACGGGCGCCTACAAGAAGGAGTTCGATTCGATGGCCAAAAAAATCGGTCAGATCGAGGGTCTGCTGAACAACACCATATCGGACCGCGAAATCGAGTCGATTGGTGGCGAGATCGACCGCATCCGGCAGCACTTGAAAGAATCACTGCAAAGCATGGACGACTCGGAACGCAAACTTCAAGAGACGGACTCGGGCATAAAGCTGGCAAACATTGAAATCGTGAACCTGGGGCGGCGTGCAGATGAGGTGAAGCAGAAGGCGGAGTATCTTCGTGACAATGCGACCAAGCTGCAGGAAGGCAATATAGAAGGGGCGCTCAATTTGACGCGTGACGCATGGTACCGGGTCAGTATGCTCGGTGAGACCAATATGAATATTACCGCGATCAATGGGCGGGCAGAGAATTACTGTCGGCGAGCGGAGCACCTCATCAACATGCACCAGTCCGACGTAAATCGGAATCATGACAACAACGAAGCTGCGTTTGTGCGTTACCAGGAGGAGCTTAATGTGCTGAATGCGAACGTGCCCGACTTGAACCAACGTATCTGCGATCGGCGCGGTGATCCGTGCGATGAGTTCTGCGGTGGTGCGGGTTGCAAGAATGGTTGCGGAGGGCTGCGGTGTGAAAATGGAGCCTTGACGCTTTCGGAAAGGGCACTCGACTTTGCGAAACAAACTGAGCAGAACATCAAGGAGAAGGAAGAGCTGGCGGACGATATTATTCGATCG ATGTCGCAAGCGAAGGCAAACGCTTCAGAATCGTACAAGAAGGCGAAAAAAGCGCACGATGAAACTGAAGCCCatcacgaacgaacgaaagcccTGATAGACCAGGCGAACGTGCTGGTCCAGCGGCTGACAGACATGATCGACAACACGACCGCTTCGCCAAAAGAAATGCAGGCGTTGATCGATCAAGTTATGGGCTACACGCTGCAGTTAGATCCGGATCAGATCGATGATTTGGCAAGAAAGATTCAGGACGCAGTGTCACACTTGGTGAACGTCGAATCTATCATTCGTAACACTGAGGACGATCTGCACCGTGTAGAAATGTTAAAGAGCGAAACGTTGGACAAGAA GGAACGTGCCGAAAAGGTGTTGGCCGATGTGTTGAACATAACAAAGTCATTGGACGATGCGGATGACGCACAGCGGAAGGCACGGCAATCGATTAAGCAGGCAAACGCCGACATTGCATCTGCTAAGATTGATCTGGAAGAG ATTGACAAAGAAACGGAGGACGCCCAGAAACGTGCAAATGCAACTTCGAACGCCGTGAATACGCTGTTGTCACGCCTTGAGCAACTGCAGAAGGACAATATTCGCAACGAACTCGATGCGAAAGACATCAACAATCAGGCAGAAATGGTGAAGGATTCGGCCAACAATGCTCACGAGAGCGCAACTCGG CTTAAGAATGACTTCAAGACAGCAAACGAATCACTGACGGTTCAAGCACGCCGCTCGGAAAACGCGCGAGAACGGGCTCAGAATCTGCTGAACCGCGCTTCCAAGATCACCGTTGATACGAATACTCAGCTAACGGCGTTGCAGA CGATGGACGACATCTACAAATCTAACGAGAAGGACATCCAGAACCTGGAGACCGAGCTGAATGATCTAACCGCAAAGATTACCATTTATCTGGAAACAATTCAGAGCAATGCAGAACGCTACCGCCAGTGCACGTAA